The genomic stretch AAGAAGAGGAGGTCGGTGCCCTCCGCGTCCGTGAGGATCAGGCGGTCGCCTTCCGTCCGGTAGGAGGAGACGTTCGCGAGGTGGCTCATGAACGCCGCCTCCTGTTCCATGACCCCCGGCGTCTCGCAGTACATCAGGGTGCTGAAGAGCGACGAGACCGAGAGGTTCGCGCCGTCGAGGGAGTACTCGCCGCCGTAGTGGTTGCACCCGGCGTTCCCGCCGACGTTGCCGTCGGCCGCGAAGTTCGCGGTGACCTTCGTGCCGACGATCACCGAGGAGATCGCGTCTCCATTGGTGCTGTAGGACTCAAGCACCCAGTCCGTTCCGACGAGCGGGAGGTTGGGCGTTTGTGCGGCTTTCTCGAAGACCAGCAGGTCGGTGCCGTCGCTGTCGGCGAGGATCAGCCTGTTGGCCTCCATCCGGTAGGAGGCGACATCGGTCAGGAGCGCAAGGTAGCGGTCCTCCTGGTCCATGATGCCGGGCGGCTCGTTGCAGTACATCTCGGTCCTGACGGCCGGCTTGATGGTGAGGGTTGCGCCGTCCACGGTGTAGTCCGCGCTGTAGTGGTTGCACCCGGCCGATCCGCCGAGGCTGCCCTCTGCGCTGAAGGTCACCGTCACGCCCGTGCCGTCAAGGACCGGCGTTTGGGTGCCGTTCTCCCCGGCGAGGCTCACAAGCGTCCACCAGGTGTTTCCCGCGAGCCCCGTGGGCGCGTCTTCCTCAACGAAGATGAGCGTCGTCGCTCCAGCAGCGTCGGTGATGACGAGCCGGTCGTTCTCGATCCGGCATTCAGCCGCCGAGCCGAGGAGATCGATGAACCGCGCCTCCTGCTCCATGATGCCTTCGGGCTCCGTGCAGAGTTTCAGCGTCTGGACGAGCGAAGAGACCGAGAGGCTCGTGCCGTCGAGCTGGTAGTCGCCGCCGTAGCCGTTGCACCCGGCGGAGCCGGCGACCTTGCCGTCGGGGCCGAAGGCCGCCGTGACCTCCGTTCCCGGCAGAACCGGGACGAGCGTGCCGTTCTCGTCGAGGTACGAATCGAGAGTCCAGGAGGTTCCGGCAAGCCCGACGACCGTACCGGGCGTCGACGTGCCCCCCGTGCACCCCGCGACGACGATGCACGCCACGACTATGACGAAGAGCGATGCCGCCGTGAGGATGGTGTTCCTGTTCCTTTGTCTGTTCGGTGCCATACACCTGCATATGGGCGGGAATGAGTGATAAATGAATTGTAGGCTACGAAAAAAATCGAACCTATACATGGCCGGTTTGTCAAACCCGGTGATTATATGGTTTATCTGGGTTCTGTTATGTTATGCCGCCTAATGGCGAGGGGCGAGCTGTCCCGCCGTATTTGGGCGTTGCGGCATCGTTCGCCGGGCACCTTCC from Methanoculleus chikugoensis encodes the following:
- a CDS encoding META domain-containing protein, producing the protein MAPNRQRNRNTILTAASLFVIVVACIVVAGCTGGTSTPGTVVGLAGTSWTLDSYLDENGTLVPVLPGTEVTAAFGPDGKVAGSAGCNGYGGDYQLDGTSLSVSSLVQTLKLCTEPEGIMEQEARFIDLLGSAAECRIENDRLVITDAAGATTLIFVEEDAPTGLAGNTWWTLVSLAGENGTQTPVLDGTGVTVTFSAEGSLGGSAGCNHYSADYTVDGATLTIKPAVRTEMYCNEPPGIMDQEDRYLALLTDVASYRMEANRLILADSDGTDLLVFEKAAQTPNLPLVGTDWVLESYSTNGDAISSVIVGTKVTANFAADGNVGGNAGCNHYGGEYSLDGANLSVSSLFSTLMYCETPGVMEQEAAFMSHLANVSSYRTEGDRLILTDAEGTDLLFFVQAEEVPPAPLAGTEWTLESFSSPDGESVSSVIAGTTITAVFSPDGNVGGNAGCNSYGAGYQLDGAELSIEPPISTKMYCGEPEGVMEQENRYLNLLTSVAGYRIDGNRLDLLDESGATLLTYSAGRA